One window of Nymphaea colorata isolate Beijing-Zhang1983 chromosome 11, ASM883128v2, whole genome shotgun sequence genomic DNA carries:
- the LOC126410518 gene encoding uncharacterized protein LOC126410518: MADSSRLEGSNEYKMAENSFSYGTTIKLDGSNYEIWSRVFMMSVAGHKKKYVIEEDEPLEKKGKYATWDEDNNIVMAWIMNSVESRIAPTIACYTKAKDMWSFLKKTYSHAMNVIKILQLEEELCNIRQEDQDLSQYFATLTAAYERLKALRPPCKHCYASHFENSMVAKFLSGLPLEYSVAKSQILTGSDLPDLADTYNRLSRLAVTLTQATHDTPVSALVMSGGHGHSSFFGSRGRGTGHGRFQCSYFGKLGHLEDRCWDKHPHLRFAGPQGCGGGRTNAGKGSSSSTATSSQVTTSMVESPTRISPLYSLNLNKEEYDLVLAQRSTPASTSTTTIDSAFSVGAPTSDPGLTN; the protein is encoded by the exons ATGGCTGACAGTAGTAGATTAGAAGGTTCCAATGAATACAAGATGGCTGAGAACTCTTTTTCGTATGGAACCACAATCAAACTCGATGGTTCGAATTATGAGATATGGTCTAGAGTTTTTATGATGTCCGTGGCtggccataaaaaaaaatatgttattgaagaagatgaaccccttgagaaaaaagggaaatatgctacgtgggatgaagataataacaTTGTAATGGCATGGATTATGAACAGTGTAGAGTCCcgtatagctccaacaattgCATGCTACACCAAGGCcaaagatatgtggtcttttCTGAAGAAGACGTACTCTCATGCTATGAATgtcattaaaattttacaattggaaGAGGAGTTGTGTAACATACGACAAGAAGATCAAGATCTGtcacaatattttgctactttgactgctgcGTATGAACGGTTAAAAGCTCTTCGCCCACCGTGCAAGCACtgttatgcatcacattttgaaaatagtaTGGTAGCAAAGTTTCTGTCTGGATTACCTTTAGAGTATTCTGTGGCgaagtctcaaattctcaccGGCAGTGATCTTCCAGACCTAGCAGATACTTATAATAGACTGAGTCGCCTTGCAGTCACTCTTACTCAGGCTACACATGACACCCCAGTATCTGCCCTTGTGATGTCAGGTGGACATGGCCATAGTTCCTTTTTTGGATCTAGGGGACGTGGTACAGGTcatggcagatttcagtgctcctATTTTGGTAAATTAGGGCACTTAGAGGATcgatgttgggacaaacatcccCACCTACGTTTTGCTGGTCCTCAAGGATGTGGTGGAGGAAGGACGAATGCAGGAAAaggatcttcttcttctactgcGACTTCTTCACAGGTTACGActtctatggttgagtctcctaCTCGTATATCTCCATTATATTCTCTCAACTTAAACAAGGAAGAATATGATCTGGTTCTTGCTCAGAGATCTACTCCTGCTTCAACTAGCACAACTACCATAGACTCGGCTTTCTCTGTTGGTGCCCCTACTAGTGACCCag gacttacaaactga
- the LOC126410519 gene encoding uncharacterized protein LOC126410519 has translation MADGSSISVAGKGSLSLLNKYLLHNALYILNIPSNSHNVLITGTHALQGNRTRSWTPQVGMGRGILPTPASVNATSATSRRIPTCFYCNKKGHVKSECWHNPQNKNSQVRRENKTAASTSSGSNLTSKVSADVQQLLMTALSKLNLKQNEQGEWYVDSGAAAHVTGDTGCSNQEDIR, from the exons atggctgatgggtcctcgatctctgtggctggaaaagggagtttgtccttattaaataaatatcttctgcataatgctcttTATATTCTCAATattccttccaacagccacaatgtactgatcacagggacacacGCACTGCAAGGAAATCGCACTCGTTCTTGGACTCCTCAGgtaggaatgggaagagggattctcccaacaccggCAAGCGTGAATGctacctctgccacatctagaagaaTTCCGACgtgcttctattgcaacaagaaggggcatgtaaaatcagaatgttggcacaatcctcagaacaaGAATAGTCAAGTCAGGCGTGAAAACAAGACAGCAGCTTCAACCTCGTCTGGATCAAATCTGACTTCAAaggtttcagcagacgtgcagcaacttctaatgacagccttatctaaacttaacttgaagcaaaatgagcaaggagagtggtatgtggactctggcgcagcagcccacgttactggtgacacag gatgctcaaaccaggaagacattcgctga